A genomic region of Leptotrichia hofstadii contains the following coding sequences:
- the aroC gene encoding chorismate synthase, with protein sequence MAANFGKNYKISIFGESHGSALGINIDGIPAGTELDLEFISQEMRRRAPGRSKLTTPRVEKDEFEILSGFFDGKTTGTPLAMIIRNSNQRSKDYSELKRKPRPGHADWSGFNRYNGFNDIRGSGHFSGRITASLVFAGAIAKQILKEQGILIAAHIKSVKDIKDRDFVESDITEENIDKLRNMTLPVLNEEIVEKIEKAVEKTREEKDSLGGIVELMVTGLPAGIGDPYFESMESELSRMIFSVPATKGIEFGAGFGITEMTGYEANDEMFYDEKGNIKSFTNNNGGIIGGITTGMPISFKVAIKPTASIEKAQKTVNLETEQNDILEVRGRHDPIIVPRVVPVLEAATAIVILDRVLESKKRKL encoded by the coding sequence ATGGCAGCAAATTTTGGAAAAAATTATAAAATATCAATTTTTGGTGAATCACATGGTAGCGCATTAGGGATAAATATTGATGGAATTCCAGCAGGAACTGAACTGGATTTGGAATTTATCTCGCAGGAAATGAGAAGAAGAGCGCCAGGAAGATCAAAATTGACAACACCTAGAGTGGAAAAGGATGAATTTGAGATTTTGAGTGGATTTTTTGATGGAAAAACTACAGGAACGCCACTTGCGATGATTATTAGAAATTCAAATCAGCGTTCAAAGGATTACAGCGAATTAAAAAGAAAGCCAAGACCGGGTCATGCAGACTGGAGCGGATTTAACAGATATAACGGATTTAATGATATTCGTGGAAGTGGGCATTTTTCTGGTAGAATAACGGCTTCACTGGTATTTGCTGGAGCGATTGCAAAACAGATTTTGAAAGAGCAGGGGATTTTAATTGCAGCACATATCAAATCGGTAAAGGATATTAAAGATAGGGATTTTGTGGAAAGCGATATTACAGAAGAAAATATTGATAAACTTAGAAATATGACTTTGCCTGTCTTGAATGAGGAAATTGTGGAAAAAATCGAGAAGGCTGTGGAAAAAACTAGGGAAGAAAAAGATTCACTTGGTGGAATTGTAGAACTTATGGTTACAGGGCTTCCTGCGGGAATAGGAGATCCATATTTTGAATCTATGGAAAGCGAGCTTTCAAGAATGATTTTCTCGGTGCCAGCCACAAAGGGAATAGAATTTGGAGCAGGCTTTGGAATTACGGAAATGACAGGGTACGAAGCAAATGATGAAATGTTTTATGATGAAAAAGGTAACATAAAATCATTTACAAATAATAACGGTGGAATCATAGGTGGAATAACGACTGGAATGCCAATTTCATTTAAAGTGGCAATAAAACCTACAGCTTCGATCGAGAAAGCGCAAAAAACTGTGAATCTTGAAACAGAGCAAAATGATATTTTGGAAGTGAGAGGAAGACATGATCCAATAATAGTGCCAAGAGTAGTGCCAGTATTGGAAGCGGCTACGGCAATTGTGATTTTGGATAGGGTTTTGGAAAGTAAAAAAAGAAAATTGTAA
- a CDS encoding toxin-antitoxin system YwqK family antitoxin has protein sequence MCRKNLFVLFFIFFISSVVLAASVRNVKIEQTEVKNEVLYIAGENEPFTGIVQKFYEDGNLEIESEFKEGILDGVSKSYYKNTKLEMEGFYTEGRKNGVFKEYYENGKIKSEINYSYDLKEGLAKTYYSNGNVEAEGNFENGEEIGTTRVYYENGKLKEEIPYTKGVINGHNIQYSENGKVLKKTFYDNGVEYKGIPSETIVLIIAVIIIVILIVIKIARTLPSFKLLEDYQKEWILKKFIEYDNGDENLYSSYRLNGCGTGFYTVRTFTVYNEKIKVLAKMISVFFIPIPFALGYLVCYDNKKIICSISKEHFNILKKEIKEQL, from the coding sequence ATGTGTAGAAAAAATTTATTTGTTTTATTTTTTATCTTTTTTATTTCCAGCGTGGTTCTGGCAGCTTCGGTAAGGAATGTTAAGATTGAACAGACGGAAGTGAAAAATGAAGTTTTGTATATTGCTGGAGAGAATGAGCCATTTACTGGAATTGTACAGAAATTTTATGAAGATGGCAATTTGGAAATAGAAAGTGAATTTAAAGAAGGGATTTTGGATGGAGTATCTAAAAGTTACTATAAAAATACTAAACTGGAAATGGAGGGTTTTTATACAGAAGGTAGAAAAAATGGTGTTTTTAAGGAATATTATGAAAATGGGAAAATAAAGTCAGAAATTAATTATTCCTACGATTTAAAAGAAGGTTTAGCCAAAACATACTATTCAAATGGAAATGTAGAAGCTGAAGGAAATTTTGAAAATGGCGAGGAAATTGGAACAACACGTGTTTATTATGAAAATGGAAAGCTGAAAGAGGAAATACCTTATACTAAAGGCGTTATTAACGGACATAATATTCAATATTCTGAAAATGGAAAAGTTTTAAAAAAGACATTTTATGATAATGGTGTGGAATATAAAGGTATTCCATCTGAAACCATTGTATTAATAATAGCTGTTATTATTATCGTTATACTTATTGTGATAAAGATTGCGAGAACTTTGCCAAGTTTTAAGTTGCTGGAGGATTATCAGAAAGAATGGATTCTAAAAAAATTTATTGAATACGACAATGGCGATGAGAACTTGTATTCTTCCTATAGGCTTAATGGCTGTGGAACAGGATTTTACACAGTTAGAACTTTTACGGTATATAACGAAAAAATAAAAGTGCTAGCAAAAATGATTTCGGTATTTTTTATTCCAATTCCTTTTGCATTAGGCTATCTTGTATGTTATGATAACAAAAAAATTATCTGCTCGATTTCAAAAGAACACTTTAATATATTGAAAAAGGAAATTAAGGAGCAGTTGTAG
- a CDS encoding RNase H1/viroplasmin domain-containing protein produces MSKNKKFYAYFIIDTNENGILENWSNCQRKVSGKKARYKSFKTFLEAEKWLNSGANYEKKEKADLTELYSELNRDAIYFDAGTGRGNGVEVRLTDFNGNSLLYKIMNEKNINEFGNYYVADTRTNNFGELVGIYTAFVYAKKYGTKVICGDSSLIIEYWSKGRYNSSNLENDTIELIKKVTLMRNEFEKKGGTVKKISGDVNPADLGFHK; encoded by the coding sequence ATGTCAAAAAATAAAAAATTCTATGCTTATTTCATTATAGATACAAATGAAAATGGAATACTTGAAAACTGGTCAAATTGTCAAAGAAAAGTAAGCGGCAAGAAGGCACGTTATAAATCATTCAAAACTTTTTTGGAAGCAGAAAAATGGCTAAATTCTGGAGCAAATTACGAGAAAAAGGAAAAGGCTGATTTAACAGAACTGTACTCTGAACTAAATCGAGATGCAATTTATTTCGATGCAGGAACAGGGCGTGGTAACGGTGTGGAAGTTAGATTAACTGATTTTAACGGTAATTCACTGCTTTACAAAATTATGAATGAAAAAAATATTAATGAATTTGGAAATTATTATGTTGCTGACACCAGAACAAATAATTTTGGTGAATTAGTCGGGATTTACACAGCTTTTGTCTATGCTAAGAAATACGGCACAAAGGTTATTTGCGGAGATAGTTCGCTAATTATTGAATACTGGTCAAAAGGACGATATAATAGTTCTAATCTGGAAAATGACACAATTGAACTTATAAAAAAAGTAACTTTAATGAGAAATGAATTTGAAAAAAAAGGTGGAACTGTAAAAAAAATCTCTGGAGACGTCAATCCTGCTGATTTAGGTTTCCATAAATAA
- the fabG gene encoding 3-oxoacyl-ACP reductase FabG, with translation MLNGKIALITGGSRGIGKEIALKFAENGATVISGDLIDPDYSHANVSHVKLNVTDRENIKEIASEIKEKYGRLDILVNNAGITRDSLLQRMKEEDWDLVIDINLKGVYNVMQGFVSLLLKSKASSVINMASVVGIDGNAGQTNYAATKGGVIAMAKTWAKEFGRKNLRSNAIAPGFIETNMTHVLPEKLIETVLANTPLKKMGDAEDVANAALYLASDMSKFVTGQVLRVDGGLNL, from the coding sequence GTGTTAAATGGTAAAATTGCATTAATTACAGGTGGTTCAAGAGGAATTGGAAAGGAAATCGCACTAAAATTTGCAGAAAATGGAGCGACAGTAATTTCTGGAGATTTGATTGATCCTGATTATAGCCATGCAAATGTTTCTCATGTAAAATTAAATGTTACTGATAGAGAAAACATAAAGGAAATTGCAAGCGAAATCAAGGAAAAGTACGGAAGATTGGATATTCTTGTAAATAATGCAGGAATTACAAGAGATTCCTTGCTTCAAAGAATGAAGGAAGAAGACTGGGATTTAGTAATTGACATTAACTTAAAGGGTGTTTACAACGTGATGCAAGGATTTGTTTCTTTACTATTGAAGAGTAAAGCCTCAAGTGTAATAAACATGGCTTCTGTTGTAGGAATTGATGGAAATGCTGGTCAAACTAACTACGCAGCTACAAAAGGTGGAGTAATAGCTATGGCAAAAACTTGGGCAAAAGAATTCGGTAGAAAAAACCTTAGATCAAATGCAATTGCACCAGGATTCATCGAAACAAATATGACACATGTATTGCCTGAAAAACTTATAGAAACTGTACTTGCAAATACTCCGCTTAAAAAAATGGGAGACGCTGAAGATGTTGCAAATGCCGCATTATATTTGGCAAGTGATATGTCTAAATTTGTTACAGGACAAGTTTTAAGAGTTGATGGAGGATTAAATTTATAA
- a CDS encoding septal ring lytic transglycosylase RlpA family protein codes for MKKIVTLFAGLAVSLSLAAEINTDNNNIIYIKNEMIKAVDNSADLYAVKSNKTSTKEKTSNSGSSKHSQTGTASYYSKGLHGSRTASGERHNRHEMVAAHRSLPFGTKVKVTNLSNGKEVVVKINDRGPFTKGRVIDLSYGAFSKIENPGKGLTKVKLEVLNSLK; via the coding sequence ATGAAAAAAATAGTTACTTTGTTTGCAGGTTTAGCAGTATCACTATCATTAGCTGCAGAAATAAATACTGATAACAATAATATAATCTACATAAAAAACGAAATGATAAAAGCTGTTGATAATAGTGCTGATTTATATGCTGTAAAATCAAACAAAACTTCTACAAAAGAAAAAACTTCAAATTCAGGAAGTTCTAAACATTCACAAACTGGAACTGCTTCATACTATAGTAAAGGATTACATGGAAGCAGAACAGCTAGTGGAGAAAGACATAACAGACATGAAATGGTAGCGGCACATAGATCGCTTCCATTTGGTACAAAAGTAAAAGTAACAAACTTGAGCAACGGAAAAGAAGTAGTTGTAAAAATTAACGATAGAGGTCCTTTTACTAAAGGACGTGTAATTGACTTGAGTTATGGAGCTTTTTCAAAAATAGAAAATCCTGGAAAAGGACTTACGAAAGTAAAACTTGAAGTTTTAAATTCTTTAAAATAA
- a CDS encoding polysaccharide deacetylase family protein, with product MKKILSIIGLTLAIAGFLYSGFHIFGTTAKFIEQHNLKSNIKKLTADKNKKTEELAALTKKNAEVKAQYEQLKADKKIKTVYLTFDDGPSGHTDQILEILKKNNIKATFFVIGIGKNYNDYKKIIDHGHALGLHTYSHIYKEVYANEESFFKDLYKIRDAVKSTTGLDVKITRFPGGSSNAIASKALKTAIINRMTKEGYVYFDWNCDSTDASGNNVPVEKLVKYGVCTTHPDINVLMHDTNAKKTTVQALQRIIDGYRKAGYTFETLDVNSPKIQHVKQPELK from the coding sequence ATGAAAAAAATATTATCAATTATCGGTTTAACACTTGCTATAGCAGGATTTTTATATTCAGGTTTCCATATCTTTGGAACAACTGCAAAATTTATAGAACAGCATAACCTAAAATCAAACATAAAAAAATTGACTGCCGATAAGAACAAGAAAACTGAGGAGCTTGCGGCACTTACTAAAAAAAATGCAGAAGTAAAGGCACAATATGAACAACTGAAGGCTGACAAAAAAATTAAGACTGTATACTTGACTTTTGATGACGGGCCTTCAGGACACACTGATCAAATTCTTGAAATTTTGAAAAAGAATAATATAAAAGCGACATTTTTTGTAATTGGAATCGGAAAAAATTATAACGACTATAAAAAAATAATTGATCATGGGCATGCGCTTGGGTTGCATACCTATTCACACATATATAAAGAAGTTTATGCAAACGAGGAAAGTTTCTTTAAAGATCTTTATAAAATAAGAGATGCTGTAAAATCGACAACAGGATTAGATGTAAAAATCACAAGATTTCCAGGCGGTTCAAGCAATGCGATAGCATCTAAGGCTTTAAAAACGGCTATAATTAACAGAATGACAAAAGAAGGATATGTGTATTTTGACTGGAACTGTGATTCTACTGACGCTTCCGGAAATAATGTACCTGTGGAAAAACTGGTTAAATACGGCGTCTGCACAACTCACCCTGATATTAATGTCCTAATGCACGATACAAATGCCAAAAAAACAACAGTCCAAGCTTTACAAAGAATTATTGACGGATATAGAAAAGCTGGATATACATTTGAAACACTAGATGTAAATAGTCCAAAAATTCAACATGTTAAGCAGCCTGAACTGAAATAA
- the argS gene encoding arginine--tRNA ligase — protein MELLTIKLKKLFSENINNIFSADYTEKVDIQNSTKKEFGDFQTNFAMVSSKLIGKNPREIASTLVDNFKENDIIEKLEIAGPGFINIYLKNSFLNEEIKKVENEKYDFSFLNTDKTVIIDYSSPNIAKRMHIGHLRSTIIGDSIKRILQFLGFHTLADNHIGDWGTQFGKLIVAYKNWLNKKAYEEDPIGELERIYVQFSDEAKKNPALEDEAREELKKLQLGDEDNQKLWKEFIDISLKEYNKIYDRLDVNFDYYYGESFYNDMMPSVLEELKEKGIAREDQGALVVFFENDKLPPAIVQKKDGSFLYTTSDLATMKFRKNNLNVDEAVYLTDDRQQNHFKQVFEIGEMLGEPYNYKKTHVVFGIMRFGDGMIFSSRSGNIIRLVDLLDEAKTQVKKVIDEKNPNIPEDEKENIAEIVGSGAIKYFDLSQNRTSDITFTWDKVLSFEGNTGPYLQYTYVRIMSIFRKLKEENIDVENENIILDDMTGIERELAAELLRFPQAVVKSYESYRPNIIADYLFDMAKLFNNFYNSSSILKEENKKVMDARILLAKKTAFVLKEGLSLLGIKTVDRM, from the coding sequence ATGGAATTGCTGACAATAAAATTAAAAAAATTGTTTTCAGAAAATATAAATAATATTTTTAGTGCTGATTATACAGAAAAAGTCGATATTCAAAATTCCACGAAAAAAGAATTTGGGGATTTTCAGACAAATTTTGCGATGGTCAGTTCAAAATTAATTGGTAAAAATCCACGAGAAATTGCAAGTACACTTGTAGATAATTTTAAAGAAAATGATATTATTGAAAAGTTGGAAATTGCAGGACCAGGGTTTATTAATATTTATTTGAAAAATAGCTTTTTAAATGAAGAGATAAAAAAAGTGGAAAATGAGAAATATGATTTTTCCTTCTTAAATACAGATAAAACTGTTATTATTGATTATTCTTCTCCCAATATTGCTAAAAGAATGCACATTGGACATTTGAGAAGTACGATTATTGGGGACTCTATAAAAAGAATTTTACAATTTTTAGGATTTCATACACTTGCTGACAATCATATAGGTGATTGGGGAACACAGTTTGGAAAACTTATTGTAGCTTATAAAAATTGGCTGAACAAAAAGGCTTATGAAGAAGATCCGATTGGTGAACTTGAAAGAATTTATGTGCAGTTTTCTGATGAAGCTAAAAAAAATCCTGCTTTGGAGGATGAGGCTCGTGAAGAACTGAAAAAATTACAGCTTGGAGATGAAGATAATCAAAAACTGTGGAAGGAATTTATAGATATTTCGCTAAAGGAATACAATAAAATTTACGACAGGCTTGATGTAAACTTTGATTACTACTACGGCGAATCATTTTACAATGATATGATGCCATCTGTATTAGAAGAATTAAAGGAAAAAGGCATTGCACGTGAAGATCAGGGAGCATTGGTCGTATTTTTTGAAAATGACAAGCTGCCGCCTGCAATTGTACAGAAAAAAGATGGAAGCTTCCTGTATACAACTTCTGACCTGGCTACAATGAAATTTAGAAAAAATAATCTAAATGTGGATGAGGCAGTTTATCTGACTGATGACAGGCAGCAAAATCACTTTAAGCAGGTTTTTGAAATTGGAGAAATGCTGGGAGAACCTTATAATTACAAAAAGACTCATGTTGTATTTGGAATTATGAGATTTGGAGATGGGATGATTTTTTCTTCTAGAAGTGGGAATATAATAAGACTTGTTGATTTACTGGATGAGGCGAAAACTCAAGTTAAAAAGGTAATTGATGAAAAAAATCCGAATATTCCTGAAGATGAGAAAGAAAATATTGCTGAAATTGTCGGAAGCGGAGCTATAAAATATTTTGATTTAAGCCAAAACAGAACTTCTGATATAACATTTACTTGGGACAAGGTTCTTAGTTTTGAAGGAAATACAGGTCCTTATCTGCAATATACTTATGTTCGGATTATGTCAATTTTTAGAAAATTGAAGGAAGAAAATATTGATGTAGAAAATGAAAACATTATTTTAGATGATATGACTGGCATTGAACGAGAATTAGCTGCAGAGCTTTTAAGATTCCCACAGGCAGTAGTAAAATCCTATGAAAGTTATCGTCCAAACATAATAGCTGACTACTTATTTGATATGGCAAAATTATTTAATAATTTCTATAATTCAAGTTCTATTTTGAAGGAAGAAAATAAAAAAGTCATGGATGCACGAATTTTACTGGCGAAAAAAACTGCATTTGTTTTAAAAGAAGGTCTTAGCCTTCTTGGAATTAAGACTGTAGATAGAATGTAA
- a CDS encoding autotransporter outer membrane beta-barrel domain-containing protein, translating to MLFKETERFLKRILKKKYKYTKMLLITFLMTGGLGTAAPITPNANGEYIVNSGTGDGEILNFSNSYNSHGAFRISEGKKFTLKGYGDIDATTQAPLFTPRTAITVTNSNTEFEATGTGVGGDSVEISILPSKEAILYTVTDPITGVSSSAINQKVTLKDVFIWAPRNSTESTVKVEAKNGKSIKNAELNLIGSNGFKSQIHSNNSGWVVEVEADETNGVYSELTVNGIDDGTEGDGGTQILGLMTKHGKSVLNVNLIDGAYWGLSKNNSLSEQRATLNSLNIGNKSFISFDEDNVTESDGVTSIYYIKLTSDGINNDGTLNNSGLIQLKNDSSKDKLIIEGNYHGNNATIEMNTIWNAPGDENGANSESDLVYITGNATGTTKVVPVYIDDTPEENQFDNYIPGNVQQLSQRINSVPVVKVAGNSTPTTFTGTARTAGAAEAQLASRQVNGIWEYYWTIAPLGSSGATAGVIGGAGSTGSSSSSRPIYIMAQPVSAYVLMPKINMEMGYSSAGTLYERRGENQILDLEKMSADKGQLWTRIYGSGVSEKGKERFEYESNLYGVQLGHDFKINKDKNGHNHLLGGYISYNRASADFFDRYRTENGRISDDKYTGKGKAESISLGITKTKYTENGSYYDLVGQISYLQNKYKSRDDFNAKQRGYGLLFSGEAGKSFGIGKTGTWAIQPQAQLIYQYLNTKSFNDGLRKVSQDNRNGLRGRTGIKLSYNGNSDEGRINTYYAVANVWHDFTKYENKYANIGSDKATEKLGTTWGEIGLGAQAPLGQKSNLYIDTRYEQSFGNSRRSGFRGTIGFKHTF from the coding sequence ATGTTATTTAAAGAAACAGAAAGATTTTTAAAAAGAATTTTAAAGAAAAAATACAAATACACAAAAATGTTGCTAATAACATTTTTAATGACAGGCGGACTGGGAACGGCAGCGCCAATAACCCCAAATGCAAATGGAGAATACATTGTAAATTCAGGTACAGGAGATGGAGAAATTTTAAATTTTTCTAATTCATACAATTCACATGGAGCATTTAGAATTAGTGAGGGTAAAAAATTTACTTTGAAAGGATATGGAGATATTGATGCGACAACGCAAGCACCTTTGTTTACACCTAGAACTGCAATAACAGTCACAAATTCAAATACAGAATTTGAGGCAACAGGTACAGGTGTAGGCGGGGATTCTGTTGAAATATCTATTCTTCCGTCAAAAGAAGCAATTTTGTATACAGTAACAGATCCAATTACTGGTGTAAGTTCTAGTGCTATAAATCAAAAAGTAACTTTAAAAGATGTGTTTATATGGGCACCAAGAAATTCGACAGAATCTACTGTGAAAGTTGAAGCAAAAAATGGAAAGAGCATAAAAAATGCAGAACTTAATTTAATTGGCAGCAATGGTTTTAAATCACAAATTCATTCAAATAATAGTGGCTGGGTAGTTGAAGTTGAAGCTGATGAAACAAATGGAGTTTATTCAGAACTAACAGTTAATGGAATAGATGATGGCACTGAAGGCGATGGAGGAACGCAAATATTAGGTTTAATGACAAAACATGGAAAATCTGTTTTAAATGTAAATTTAATAGATGGAGCATACTGGGGATTAAGTAAAAATAATTCACTTTCTGAACAAAGAGCAACACTTAATTCGTTAAATATAGGTAATAAGTCCTTTATATCATTTGATGAAGATAATGTTACAGAAAGTGACGGAGTAACTTCAATTTATTATATAAAATTAACATCTGATGGAATTAATAATGATGGAACTCTTAATAACAGTGGACTTATTCAACTAAAAAATGATTCCAGTAAAGATAAACTTATTATAGAAGGAAATTATCACGGAAATAACGCTACAATTGAAATGAATACTATTTGGAATGCTCCAGGGGATGAAAATGGAGCAAATTCAGAATCAGATTTAGTTTACATTACGGGAAATGCTACAGGTACAACAAAGGTAGTACCAGTTTATATTGATGACACTCCAGAAGAAAATCAATTTGATAATTATATTCCAGGAAATGTACAACAATTATCACAACGTATAAACAGTGTACCGGTTGTAAAAGTGGCTGGAAATTCTACACCAACTACATTTACTGGAACAGCAAGAACGGCTGGAGCGGCAGAGGCTCAACTTGCGAGCAGACAAGTTAATGGTATTTGGGAATACTACTGGACTATTGCACCTCTTGGAAGTTCTGGAGCCACTGCTGGAGTGATTGGTGGAGCTGGAAGTACTGGAAGTTCAAGTTCGAGCCGTCCAATTTACATTATGGCACAGCCAGTATCGGCTTATGTATTAATGCCAAAAATAAATATGGAAATGGGTTATTCTTCTGCTGGAACTTTATATGAAAGAAGAGGAGAAAACCAAATATTAGATTTAGAAAAGATGTCAGCTGATAAAGGACAGTTATGGACAAGAATTTACGGTAGTGGTGTGAGCGAAAAAGGTAAGGAAAGATTTGAATACGAAAGTAATCTTTATGGAGTGCAGCTGGGGCATGACTTTAAAATAAATAAGGATAAAAATGGGCATAATCATTTATTAGGTGGCTATATTTCATATAATAGGGCAAGTGCAGATTTTTTTGACAGATACCGTACTGAAAATGGAAGAATTTCTGATGATAAATATACAGGTAAAGGAAAAGCGGAAAGTATTTCATTAGGTATTACAAAAACAAAATATACAGAAAACGGCTCATATTATGATTTAGTAGGACAAATTTCATATTTACAAAATAAATATAAATCAAGAGATGACTTTAATGCAAAACAAAGAGGATATGGATTATTATTTTCAGGAGAAGCTGGAAAATCATTTGGAATTGGAAAAACTGGGACATGGGCAATTCAGCCACAAGCACAGTTAATATATCAGTACTTGAACACAAAGTCGTTTAATGATGGATTGAGAAAAGTCAGTCAGGATAATAGAAATGGATTACGTGGAAGAACAGGAATCAAACTTTCTTATAATGGAAATTCAGATGAGGGGCGAATAAATACATATTATGCTGTAGCAAATGTTTGGCATGATTTTACAAAATATGAAAATAAATACGCAAACATAGGTTCTGACAAAGCAACTGAAAAACTTGGTACAACTTGGGGAGAAATAGGGTTAGGAGCACAAGCACCATTAGGACAAAAAAGCAATTTATACATCGACACAAGATATGAACAGTCGTTTGGTAATTCAAGACGTTCTGGATTTAGAGGAACAATTGGATTTAAACATACTTTTTAA
- a CDS encoding histidine phosphatase family protein, producing the protein MTEILFIRHGETDCNKKHLYYGHLNPSLNETGINQLKNTKKKLEKMNEKIDIIFSSDLKRCRESLEILEIDKNIKQHFSENLRELNFGILEGKTYKEIENQFPHYVNEMKNNWRNFKAEGGESLSDLQKRSVAKINKIKNECKNKKILVVAHAGVIQSLISYYLFNNLDGYWQFRLDNGSITKMTVMNDGFIYFNYINK; encoded by the coding sequence ATGACAGAAATTTTATTTATAAGGCACGGGGAAACAGACTGTAACAAAAAACATTTATATTATGGGCATTTGAACCCTAGTTTGAATGAAACGGGAATAAACCAGTTAAAAAATACGAAAAAAAAACTTGAAAAAATGAACGAAAAAATTGATATAATATTTTCAAGCGACTTAAAACGATGCCGAGAAAGTCTGGAAATTTTGGAAATTGACAAAAATATAAAACAGCATTTTTCTGAAAACCTGAGAGAACTGAATTTTGGGATACTTGAAGGAAAAACTTACAAAGAGATTGAAAACCAGTTTCCACATTATGTAAATGAAATGAAAAATAACTGGAGAAATTTTAAGGCAGAAGGTGGAGAAAGCCTTTCTGATTTGCAAAAACGAAGTGTCGCAAAAATTAATAAAATAAAGAATGAATGTAAAAATAAAAAAATCCTTGTTGTCGCTCATGCTGGTGTTATTCAATCCTTAATCAGTTATTATTTATTCAATAATCTTGATGGCTACTGGCAATTCAGGCTGGATAATGGGAGCATTACAAAGATGACTGTTATGAATGATGGATTTATTTATTTTAATTATATTAATAAATAA
- the cobS gene encoding adenosylcobinamide-GDP ribazoletransferase: MKYIKNFFEQFIILIQFMTRIPIPIKVDYSEKKLGKSIKFFPLVGLIIGLILYCTHFLIATYLKNILYSKTIIAILLIIVEIMTVGIIHIDGLGDTFDGLFSYAKKERMLEIMKDSRIGTNGAVVLILYFIAKIALISEIIAINPKYLIIFPIIARLSTSTNAGLTDYARKSGMSNAIISENGIFEVIFSLVLTNILVFFIIGSKGTVTVFVALLFIILFMLNVRKKIGGITGDTMGASLELTSILVLFLGIILR, from the coding sequence ATGAAATACATAAAAAATTTTTTTGAACAATTTATTATTTTAATCCAATTTATGACTCGTATTCCTATTCCGATAAAAGTAGATTATAGCGAAAAAAAGCTGGGAAAATCAATCAAATTCTTTCCTTTAGTTGGATTAATTATCGGATTAATCCTATATTGTACACACTTTTTAATTGCAACTTATTTAAAAAACATTCTTTACAGCAAGACAATAATTGCCATACTTTTAATAATTGTCGAAATTATGACTGTTGGAATAATTCATATTGATGGGCTTGGCGATACTTTTGACGGACTTTTCAGTTATGCGAAGAAAGAAAGAATGCTGGAAATTATGAAAGATTCTAGAATTGGAACAAATGGAGCTGTAGTTTTAATTTTATATTTTATTGCAAAAATAGCCCTTATCTCTGAAATTATAGCAATAAATCCTAAATATTTAATAATTTTTCCAATCATTGCAAGATTGTCAACCTCTACAAACGCTGGACTTACAGATTACGCCAGAAAATCTGGAATGAGTAACGCCATAATTTCTGAAAATGGAATTTTTGAAGTAATCTTTTCACTTGTTTTAACCAATATCCTAGTATTTTTTATAATTGGCTCAAAAGGTACTGTTACTGTATTTGTTGCACTTTTATTTATAATTCTGTTTATGCTGAACGTACGGAAAAAAATTGGAGGGATAACTGGTGACACAATGGGAGCTTCTCTTGAGCTGACTTCGATTTTAGTTTTATTTTTAGGAATTATTTTACGATAA